The following are from one region of the Magallana gigas chromosome 4, xbMagGiga1.1, whole genome shotgun sequence genome:
- the LOC105338552 gene encoding uncharacterized protein: MGKDFNDFKDEFKLDKLKINNGEPRTFVLGKLVPTFFYPIWTLIWAIYHSLNLILMPYYRIDLAPYSEPWPFYLSNWVYTVLTVGAVSDCVATLYVFIKKQSLLVPVPGGLVSTPWYLQVVWVLYNITNTSTLTMLILLGSLVTVETDAASILVQIFSAFYVIGNILVGSKETRLLHVYQPVAFLFVYTFFFNMIYSLANERPVYPNMDWFKAPGFGVLWLFGLVFVIVPLVHLLVFGLYWLREIIDEKCCKKGPTDLV; the protein is encoded by the exons ATGGGGAAGGATTTCAACGATTTTAAGGATGAATTTAAATTGGATAAGTTGAAAATTAATAATGGAGAGCCAAGAACCTTCGTTCTTGGAAAA CTAGTTCCAACATTCTTCTACCCTATCTGGACACTGATATGGGCGATATATCACTCCCTGAACCTAATCCTGATGCCCTACTACCGGATCGATCTGGCACCCTACTCCGAGCCCTGGCCCTTCTACCTGTCCAACTGGGTGTACACCGTGCTGACTGTGGGGGCGGTCAGTGACTGCGTGGCCACCCTCTACGTGTTCATCAAAAAACAGTCTCTACTGGTCCCAGTTCCCG GCGGCTTGGTGAGCACCCCCTGGTATCTACAGGTCGTGTGGGTCCTGTACAACATCACCAACACCTCCACCCTAACAATGCTGATCCTCCTTGGAAGTCTAGTCACTGTCG AAACCGATGCCGCCAGTATCCTTGTACAGATCTTCAGCGCGTTCTACGTCATCGGCAACATCCTGGTCGGCTCCAAGGAAACCAGACTTCTCCACGTCTACCAACCAGTGGCATTCCTGTTTGTCTACACCTTCTTCTTCAACATGATCTACAGCCTTGCTAACGAGCGCCCGGTATACCCGAACATGGATTGGTTCAAAGCGCCCGGGTTCGGGGTTCTGTGGCTGTTTGGCCTCGTTTTCGTGATTGTTCCCTTGGTACACCTCTTGGTGTTTGGTCTCTACTGGCTCAGAGAGATCATCGATGAAAAATGTTGCAAGAAAGGGCCAACAGATCTTGTTTAA
- the LOC105338551 gene encoding cytochrome P450 1A2-like, with protein sequence MRDVMKETDRDGNQWLTKENVKGIIYDLYAAGYRTTRAAILSMIHILAKRPESQRDLQREVDTVIGSDKEPRLSDRGDCPRTEAFILETLRYISHLPLFVFHAASQSTSIGGYDVEKDTVIVANSWTIHHSEKYWDEPFSFKPERFLDSNGQLFPATHPIRKRLLVFGLGKRSCIGEVFAKSRTFLFLSTLLQNTTIIEPEGKSLIEFDPRTMVPGLVLQPQPFEVRFVVRSKRNS encoded by the exons ATGAGGGATGTCATGAAGGAAACAGACAGAGATGGAAACCAATGGCTAACAAAAGAAAACGTGAAAGGCATCATCTATGATCTATATGCTGCAG GTTATCGAACAACAAGAGCAGCAATTCTATCAATGATTCACATTCTTGCAAAAAGGCCTGAGTCACAAAGAGACTTGCAGAGAGAAGTAGATACTGTCATTGGATCAGATAAGGAACCCAGACTTTCTGACCGCGGAGATTGTCCCCGAACAGAGGCCTTCATCCTCGAAACCTTGCGATATATTTCTCATTTGCCATTGTTTGTTTTTCATGCTGCCTCGCAATCAACATCTATTGGTGGCTATGATGTAGAGAAAGATACAGTG ATTGTAGCAAATAGCTGGACAATCCATCATTCTGAGAAATACTGGGACGAACCTTTCAGTTTTAAACCAGAGAGATTTCTTGATAGCAATGGACAGCTTTTCCCCGCAACTCATCCAATCAGAAAGAG ATTATTGGTATTCGGCCTTGGAAAGAGGAGCTGCATTGGTGAGGTATTCGCCAAATCTCGAACCTTTCTATTTTTGTCAACTTTGCTGCAAAATACTACCATTATCGAACCTGAAGGGAAATCACTAATAGAGTTTGACCCTAGAACCATGGTTCCCGGCCTCGTGCTTCAACCACAGCCGTTTGAGGTTCGATTTGTGGTTCGGTCAAAAAGGAATTCTTAA
- the LOC109617642 gene encoding galactoside alpha-(1,2)-fucosyltransferase 1 — protein sequence MIKFTKSKLGALLLLFMTACFLMQRISILQYQNRNNSNSVFLEILHPTSVHSINGQKKYEDLSPQLTTSETKPVVCMIFNGRLGNLMFKYAFLHIVSKSKNLYPILPENFELSRYFYLPEYESQEQNSRRQDCDKIKEREIERWSCSYDDKFTNLTENKAVYFHGYFQSWKYWTKYEDEIREMFTFNAEIREEASDKLLHVLSEMGYADSSDDVVVGLHSRRGDYLWKAAKEFGYVTPNETYYLNAMAYFRNKFPNQRVFFIAASNDINWLRGKLGKEENIYFLENNQPVIDMAILSLCHHVIMSSGTFGWWAGWMSRGTVVYYKHLYTPGSSFSTTFRGGDIGDFIYPGWIGLA from the exons ATGATCAAATTTACAAAGTCCAAACTAG gggCATTGTTGCTTCTTTTCATGACAGCATGTTTTCTAATGCAGCGCATTTCTATCTTACAATATCAAAACAGGAATAATTCAAACTCGGTCTTTCTAGAGATATTGCACCCTACATCTGTACATTCCATAAATGGACAAAAGAAATACGAAGATTTATCTCCACAGTTGACAACTTCGGAAACTAAGCCCGTTGTTTGTATGATTTTCAATGGCAGACTTGGGAATCTCATGTTTAAATACGCATTTCTCCACATCGTATCAAAATCTAAGAATTTGTATCCTATTCTTCCGGAGAATTTTGAACTGAGTAGATATTTCTATTTACCGGAGTACGAATCTCAGGAACAAAACAGCAGACGACAAGATTGTGACAAGATTAAAGAGCGGGAAATCGAGAGATGGTCGTGCTCATATGACGACAAATTCACGAATTTAACCGAAAACAAAGCGGTTTATTTTCATGGGTATTTCCAATCTTGGAAATATTGGACTAAATATGAAGACGAAATCAGGGAAATGTTTACGTTCAATGCAGAAATTCGGGAAGAAGCAAGTgataaattattacatgtactctCTGAAATGGGATATGCAGATTCCTCGGATGACGTAGTCGTCGGTTTACATTCAAGACGTGGTGATTATTTGTGGAAAGCTGCCAAAGAATTCGGTTACGTTACGCCAAATGAGACCTATTATTTGAATGCTATGGCATATTTCAGGAATAAGTTCCCAAACCAACGTGTTTTCTTTATTGCTGCTTCGAATGATATCAACTGGTTACGCGGAAAACTTGGGAAGGAagagaatatttatttcttggAGAACAATCAACCAGTCATAGACATGGCAATACTATCGTTATGTCATCACGTGATCATGTCGTCAGGGACGTTCGGGTGGTGGGCGGGATGGATGTCACGTGGTACTGTTGTATACTATAAACATCTCTACACACCTGGGTCGTCGTTTTCTACCACCTTTAGAGGTGGAGACATTGGTGACTTTATTTACCCTGGGTGGATAGGTTTAGCATAA